From one Cyanobacteriota bacterium genomic stretch:
- a CDS encoding SRPBCC family protein: MKLHNLVSQWWIHWQQATASRRRRSLPYSLVKTYQAISSASVDDLWKKVVDLADVSWHPILFKTNVPYGLIAKPGLIYKAFTRLCPTIPIQIFVERVNPRELLSVRILAIPGVEERVTYRVESTLCGTCISYSVTLRGWLSPVIWSVIQPYAERVATRLAQAAEQSALQPATPKPTSWQEGCFDF; encoded by the coding sequence ATGAAGCTGCACAACCTAGTATCTCAGTGGTGGATTCATTGGCAGCAGGCAACTGCGTCTCGGCGCAGGCGATCGTTGCCCTATTCCCTCGTTAAAACTTACCAAGCTATTAGCTCTGCCTCTGTGGATGACCTGTGGAAAAAAGTTGTGGATTTAGCTGATGTATCCTGGCATCCCATCCTCTTCAAGACTAATGTTCCCTACGGACTCATTGCCAAACCAGGATTGATTTATAAAGCCTTCACCCGCCTCTGCCCTACGATTCCAATTCAGATTTTTGTAGAGCGTGTGAACCCTAGAGAGCTTCTGAGTGTGAGGATTTTGGCCATTCCAGGAGTAGAAGAGCGCGTTACCTACCGAGTTGAATCTACCCTATGTGGCACCTGCATTTCCTACTCAGTTACCTTGCGGGGGTGGCTCTCTCCAGTGATTTGGTCTGTGATTCAACCCTATGCTGAGCGAGTAGCAACACGGCTAGCTCAAGCTGCTGAACAATCGGCGTTGCAGCCTGCCACCCCTAAGCCTACGTCTTGGCAAGAGGGCTGTTTTGATTTTTAG